One genomic region from Thermomicrobium sp. 4228-Ro encodes:
- the mltG gene encoding endolytic transglycosylase MltG, with the protein MLRVMIQGLKIAVVFVLAAVIVVAAQRALVTQLEASASPAGQPVVFQVEPDESVDSIAERLHEAGLIRSPTYFKLRVRLSNADTRIRAGRFVLYTGMSVNQIIQTLTTAPGVQTVRVRFLEGWRAEQYADELVRVGILSDPQQFLEVLDAGRWQARYPFLADLLPNQRIEGFLFPDTYEFRTDATPEEIVRTLLDTFDQRVPAEMRAQAEQLGRPFYQVLIIASIVEREAAVPEERPVIASVFYNRLRENMPLQADPTVQYALGSKDNWWPSLASVPDLATVDSPYNTYRTAGLPPGPICNPGLAAIEAALSPAQTDYLYFVTRGDGSGAHVFARTYEEHVRNIREQHGG; encoded by the coding sequence GTGCTCCGTGTCATGATACAGGGACTCAAAATCGCTGTCGTCTTCGTGCTCGCAGCGGTCATCGTCGTTGCTGCTCAGCGCGCGCTCGTCACGCAGCTGGAAGCCTCGGCGAGCCCAGCCGGTCAGCCGGTCGTCTTCCAGGTCGAGCCAGACGAGTCGGTGGATTCGATTGCCGAACGGCTCCATGAGGCGGGCCTGATTCGTTCTCCGACGTATTTCAAGCTACGCGTCCGCCTCAGTAATGCGGATACCCGAATCCGCGCCGGTCGCTTCGTCCTCTATACCGGTATGTCGGTCAATCAGATCATCCAGACGCTCACAACGGCACCGGGAGTGCAAACGGTGCGTGTCCGCTTTCTCGAGGGCTGGCGTGCTGAGCAGTACGCCGACGAACTCGTCCGGGTCGGGATCCTCTCCGACCCACAGCAGTTCCTCGAGGTACTCGACGCAGGTCGCTGGCAAGCCCGGTACCCATTCCTGGCCGACCTGCTCCCCAACCAGCGGATCGAGGGTTTCTTGTTCCCCGATACCTACGAGTTTCGTACCGATGCGACACCAGAAGAGATCGTGCGAACCCTTCTCGATACTTTCGATCAGCGCGTTCCCGCCGAAATGCGGGCACAGGCGGAGCAGCTCGGTCGCCCGTTCTATCAGGTCCTGATCATCGCCTCCATCGTCGAGCGCGAGGCAGCCGTGCCGGAGGAGCGCCCGGTCATCGCCTCGGTCTTCTACAACCGCCTGCGGGAAAACATGCCCCTGCAGGCTGATCCGACCGTCCAATACGCGCTCGGTTCGAAGGACAACTGGTGGCCGAGCTTGGCCAGCGTCCCCGATCTCGCGACAGTCGACAGCCCGTACAACACGTACCGGACCGCTGGTCTCCCGCCCGGACCGATCTGCAACCCAGGGCTGGCCGCCATCGAGGCCGCACTCTCACCAGCCCAGACCGATTACCTGTACTTCGTGACGCGCGGTGACGGCAGTGGCGCGCATGTCTTCGCGCGCACCTACGAGGAGCACGTCCGGAATATCCGGGAACAGCACGGCGGGTGA
- the miaA gene encoding tRNA (adenosine(37)-N6)-dimethylallyltransferase MiaA yields MDKPKPVVAIVGPTAVGKTATAIRLALEFDGEVVSVDSRYFYRGMDIGTDKPSVEERQGVPHHLIDILDPRDEYSLALFQRDARRAIEEIQSRGRLPLVTGGTPLYLRALLEGWRIPPAPPNPELRAQLELRAREERPEVLHRELALVDPAAAARIPPSNVRRVIRALEVFMTTGRPMSELEGKEPPDWCVLWIGLTMPREELYRRIDERVERQIARGLVEEVQRLLREGVPATAPAMTALGYRQIVAYLEGRTTLEEAIARIKYDTHRYARHQMTWLRRLKQIEWYDVTTDGWYDAVRERVRTFLDEETGWTQADVHRNGGGRTRAPRA; encoded by the coding sequence ATGGACAAGCCAAAACCGGTTGTCGCGATCGTCGGACCGACTGCGGTGGGGAAGACTGCGACCGCGATCCGGTTGGCGTTGGAGTTCGACGGCGAAGTCGTGTCGGTGGATTCACGGTATTTCTACCGTGGGATGGACATCGGGACAGACAAGCCATCGGTCGAGGAACGACAGGGGGTGCCGCATCATCTGATCGACATATTGGATCCGCGCGATGAGTACTCGCTGGCACTGTTCCAGCGCGATGCGCGACGGGCTATCGAGGAGATCCAGTCGCGCGGCAGGCTGCCGCTCGTCACTGGGGGAACGCCGCTGTACCTCCGCGCGCTGTTAGAGGGCTGGAGGATTCCCCCGGCACCCCCGAATCCCGAGCTGCGGGCGCAGTTGGAATTGCGGGCACGCGAGGAGAGACCGGAGGTCTTGCACCGAGAACTCGCGCTCGTCGATCCCGCAGCAGCTGCGCGGATTCCGCCCAGCAATGTCCGACGAGTGATCCGGGCTCTCGAGGTCTTCATGACGACGGGCCGGCCAATGTCCGAGCTGGAAGGCAAGGAACCACCGGATTGGTGCGTGCTGTGGATCGGGCTCACCATGCCTCGCGAGGAGCTCTATCGCCGGATCGACGAGCGGGTCGAGCGACAGATCGCGCGCGGACTCGTCGAAGAAGTGCAGCGCCTCTTGCGCGAGGGGGTTCCGGCGACGGCGCCCGCCATGACCGCACTGGGATACCGGCAAATCGTGGCCTACCTGGAAGGAAGGACGACATTGGAGGAGGCGATCGCGCGGATCAAATACGACACCCATCGCTACGCGCGACACCAGATGACATGGTTGCGTCGACTGAAGCAGATCGAGTGGTACGACGTGACGACGGACGGGTGGTACGACGCAGTACGCGAGCGGGTACGAACGTTCCTGGACGAGGAAACCGGCTGGACGCAAGCTGACGTACATCGTAACGGAGGAGGAAGAACGAGAGCGCCTCGCGCGTGA
- the yhbH gene encoding sporulation protein YhbH, with the protein MFTLAIRRDDWSLHRKGAIDQARHMEKVKEAIKRNLADIVSEQSIITSDGKRIVRVPIRVLEEYRFRFDPEAGRQVGQGSGGTKVGDVIGRTGGSSGPGAGPQAGDEPGIDYYEAELTIDELGELIFEDLELPNLEEKRLRELESETVRFTDIRKHGPLANLDKRRTLRENLRRNAWRGQPRIGDFANEDLRFKTWERDIKRESNAVVIAMMDVSGSMGTFEKYVSRAFYYWMVRFLRTKYDHVDIRFIAHHAEAKEVSEEEFFTRGESGGTRASTAYELALQLIREHYPPDSWNIYPFHFSDGDNWPSDNDRCRELAEELLRCVNLFGYGEIRQGRYTYHSTLMHTLQRIGSPKLVTVTISDKADVYQALRRFFGPEVGQEVARA; encoded by the coding sequence ATGTTCACGCTCGCGATCAGGCGTGACGATTGGTCGTTGCACCGGAAAGGGGCGATCGACCAGGCGCGCCACATGGAGAAGGTGAAAGAGGCGATCAAGCGGAACCTCGCGGATATCGTGAGCGAGCAGTCGATCATCACCTCCGATGGGAAACGCATCGTGCGGGTGCCGATCCGGGTGCTCGAGGAGTACCGGTTCCGGTTCGATCCGGAAGCGGGGAGGCAGGTCGGACAGGGCTCCGGCGGCACCAAGGTGGGTGACGTCATCGGGCGAACGGGTGGGAGCAGTGGCCCGGGTGCCGGACCACAAGCTGGCGACGAACCCGGCATCGACTACTACGAGGCCGAACTGACGATCGACGAACTGGGCGAGCTGATCTTCGAGGACCTGGAGTTACCGAACCTGGAGGAAAAGCGGCTCCGCGAGCTGGAGTCAGAAACGGTTCGCTTTACCGATATCCGGAAGCACGGACCGTTGGCGAATTTGGACAAGCGCCGGACGTTGCGCGAAAACCTGCGGCGAAACGCCTGGCGTGGCCAGCCGCGGATCGGTGACTTCGCGAACGAGGACCTCCGTTTCAAGACGTGGGAACGCGATATCAAGCGCGAATCGAACGCCGTCGTGATCGCGATGATGGACGTTTCTGGATCGATGGGAACGTTCGAGAAGTACGTGTCGCGGGCGTTCTACTACTGGATGGTGCGTTTCCTGCGCACGAAGTACGACCATGTGGATATCCGCTTCATCGCGCATCACGCGGAAGCGAAGGAAGTGAGCGAAGAAGAGTTCTTCACTCGGGGGGAGAGCGGTGGCACGCGGGCGAGTACGGCGTACGAACTCGCGCTCCAGCTCATCCGCGAGCACTATCCGCCGGACTCGTGGAACATCTATCCGTTCCACTTTTCGGACGGTGACAACTGGCCGTCGGACAACGACCGGTGTCGCGAACTCGCCGAAGAGTTGCTGCGTTGCGTCAACCTATTCGGCTACGGTGAGATCCGGCAAGGGCGGTACACCTACCACAGCACGCTCATGCATACCTTGCAGCGGATCGGGAGTCCGAAGCTCGTCACGGTGACGATCAGCGACAAGGCCGACGTCTACCAGGCGCTCCGTCGTTTCTTCGGTCCCGAGGTCGGGCAGGAGGTGGCTCGTGCCTGA
- a CDS encoding prepilin peptidase — translation MSASLLIMLPFVTLAGFLLGGLIELTALRLPSGEPFLVRSSCPGCGADRPRWSWFLPRRCSSCRAVPRTQLTVQLLTAATLALVWLRFFADALDVFRVSLFVLLLFLIARIDWAHHLIYLVTIVPTLIFTLLLALVTSLRTFLLAVTGMTSAAAVFAVFYGLGWLLYRRAALGSGDILLAALIGAMVGVMRVLPTLLLGMVLAALAATYLLALRRAGRMTYLPYGTFLAAGTVVGLLLWGPA, via the coding sequence ATGTCCGCGTCGTTACTGATCATGCTACCGTTCGTCACACTGGCCGGGTTCCTGCTCGGCGGACTGATCGAATTGACTGCCCTGCGTCTGCCCAGTGGCGAACCATTCCTCGTCCGATCATCCTGCCCAGGCTGCGGTGCCGACCGACCTCGCTGGAGTTGGTTCCTTCCCCGCCGATGCTCGTCATGCCGTGCTGTCCCTCGTACTCAGCTCACCGTGCAACTGCTGACAGCTGCAACACTCGCTCTCGTCTGGCTACGCTTTTTCGCCGACGCTCTCGATGTCTTCCGCGTGTCGCTCTTCGTACTGCTGCTCTTCCTGATCGCGCGCATCGACTGGGCCCATCATCTCATCTACCTCGTCACGATCGTACCGACACTTATCTTTACGCTGTTGCTCGCTCTGGTCACCTCGCTTCGCACCTTTTTGCTCGCAGTCACCGGTATGACCAGTGCCGCAGCAGTGTTCGCCGTCTTCTACGGGCTTGGCTGGCTGCTGTACCGCCGGGCGGCGCTCGGAAGCGGCGACATCCTGCTCGCCGCGCTCATCGGTGCGATGGTCGGGGTGATGCGTGTCTTACCGACACTTCTTCTCGGGATGGTTCTCGCAGCACTCGCCGCGACCTACCTCCTGGCACTGCGCCGGGCTGGCCGGATGACCTACTTGCCGTACGGCACGTTTCTCGCCGCTGGCACCGTTGTCGGTCTCCTCCTCTGGGGGCCAGCCTGA
- a CDS encoding SpoVR family protein, which translates to MTAGALRELERRIEQVWTIGERLGLRPLPVHFEIVPATVLYEIGAYGLPGRFSHWTHGKAYQIQKTLYDYGLSKIYELVINSDPCYAFLLETNTVLQNTLVTAHVMAHADFFANNAYFVQTRRDMVDIAALHAERIERYEFEHGKAEVERLLDAVLAIQEHVDPSVPDGTKLDSSVRSRRMQSPYDDLWALDDRQSGGRQDEEHVTKRSTLTPPEPVRDLLWFIHEYSPVLEDWERDVVAIVRSEMLYFLPQIRTKVLNEGWATRWHARIMRELDLTPEEHVEFARLHAAVVQPTGRRLNPYALGYALLCDIERRYGAEHLFLVREVESDVSLIRNYLTEELVDELDLYLYERRGDELVVVDKDWEAVRERLVSELGGNHIPVIVVEDGDYLGNRELYLRHIWDGRKLDLPWAEKTLEHVFRLWGRRVWLETRTDDGTEPLRLSYHAREGHRRHR; encoded by the coding sequence ATGACGGCTGGCGCTCTCCGCGAGCTGGAGCGGCGGATCGAGCAGGTCTGGACGATCGGGGAGCGGCTCGGCCTCCGTCCGCTGCCGGTCCATTTCGAGATCGTTCCTGCGACTGTCCTGTACGAGATCGGTGCTTATGGTTTGCCAGGCCGTTTTTCGCACTGGACCCACGGGAAGGCCTACCAGATCCAGAAGACGCTGTACGACTACGGCCTCAGTAAAATCTACGAACTGGTCATCAACAGTGACCCGTGCTATGCGTTCTTGCTCGAGACCAATACCGTGCTCCAGAACACCCTGGTGACTGCACACGTGATGGCGCATGCGGACTTTTTCGCGAACAATGCTTACTTCGTGCAGACACGCCGGGACATGGTCGACATCGCCGCGCTCCACGCTGAGCGAATCGAGCGTTACGAGTTCGAGCACGGGAAGGCGGAAGTCGAACGCCTGCTCGACGCTGTCCTGGCGATCCAGGAGCACGTCGATCCGAGTGTCCCGGACGGAACCAAACTGGACTCGAGCGTACGGTCGCGCCGAATGCAATCGCCCTACGACGATCTCTGGGCGCTGGACGACCGTCAGTCAGGAGGGCGGCAGGACGAGGAGCACGTCACGAAGCGGTCGACCTTGACGCCGCCGGAACCGGTACGAGATCTCCTCTGGTTCATTCATGAATACTCGCCGGTACTCGAGGACTGGGAACGCGACGTCGTCGCGATCGTGCGGAGCGAGATGCTGTACTTCCTTCCGCAGATCCGGACGAAGGTGCTGAACGAGGGGTGGGCAACGCGCTGGCACGCACGGATCATGCGAGAACTCGATCTCACGCCGGAGGAACACGTCGAGTTTGCACGCCTCCATGCGGCAGTCGTGCAGCCGACGGGACGGCGCCTGAACCCCTATGCGCTCGGGTACGCTCTGCTCTGCGATATCGAACGGCGATACGGTGCCGAGCACCTCTTTCTGGTTCGGGAAGTCGAGTCCGACGTGTCGCTCATCCGGAACTACCTCACCGAAGAGCTGGTCGACGAGCTGGACTTGTATCTGTACGAGCGACGCGGGGACGAACTGGTCGTCGTCGACAAGGACTGGGAAGCGGTGCGGGAACGTCTGGTCAGCGAACTCGGGGGGAATCACATTCCCGTTATCGTCGTCGAGGACGGCGACTATCTCGGGAATCGTGAGCTGTATCTCCGGCACATCTGGGACGGCCGGAAGCTCGATCTTCCCTGGGCGGAAAAGACGCTGGAGCACGTCTTCCGCCTCTGGGGGCGTCGCGTCTGGTTGGAGACGCGGACGGACGATGGTACCGAGCCGCTCCGGCTCAGCTATCACGCCCGCGAGGGACACCGGCGGCATCGCTGA
- a CDS encoding PrkA family serine protein kinase, with product MNLLERLERYRTEEAQLRWEGTFADYFELVLKNPQIAQLAHARIYNMIMDAGVEQLPDGRIRYNFFADEIFGLEKPLEQIVEYFRSAAQRLEVRKRILLLMGPVGGGKSTIVAKLKRGLERYTRTERGAVYAIKGCPMHEEPLHLVPESLRDEFEREYGIYIEGELCPWCRYQLEDAPRDESHPWSLPGQPFSGRHEDVPVVRIVFSEKHRIGIGTFTPSDPKSQDIAELVGSIDLSTIGEVGSESDPRAYRFDGELNIANRGLVEFIEMLKVDERFLYVLLTLSQEQSIKTGRFPMIYADEVVISHTNEHEYNAFVGNKRSEALQDRIILVKVPYNLRVSDEVKIYQKLLKQSGIRDVHIAPGTLETAATFAVLSRLEESKRAGMTLMKKLKLYDGQVVEGYTLQDVKELQEEATREGMDGVSPRYVINRISAAIVREGTRCINAIDVLRSLRDGLEQHTSITPKERERLLNLIAEARKEYDEWAKREVQRAFVYSFEEQARTLFNNYLDNVEAYVNRTKVIDPITEEELDPDERLMRSIEEQIGIPESQKRQFREELLIKLSAMARRGQPFDYTSHDRLREAIERKLFADLRDVVKITTSTKTPDPEQLRRINEVVDRLVQHHGYCPVCANELLKYVGALLSR from the coding sequence ATGAACCTTCTCGAGCGCTTGGAGCGTTATCGGACGGAAGAGGCACAGCTGCGCTGGGAGGGGACGTTCGCTGATTACTTCGAACTGGTCCTGAAGAACCCACAGATCGCCCAGCTGGCGCACGCGCGCATCTACAACATGATCATGGACGCTGGGGTGGAGCAGCTGCCCGATGGGCGTATCCGCTACAACTTCTTCGCTGACGAGATTTTTGGCTTGGAAAAACCACTGGAACAGATCGTCGAGTACTTCCGGTCGGCTGCCCAGCGACTCGAAGTGCGCAAGCGGATCCTCCTGTTGATGGGACCGGTCGGCGGTGGCAAATCGACGATCGTCGCCAAACTGAAGCGCGGGTTGGAGCGCTACACGCGTACGGAGCGAGGAGCCGTCTACGCCATCAAGGGGTGCCCGATGCACGAAGAGCCTCTGCATCTCGTGCCGGAGTCACTGCGAGACGAGTTCGAGCGCGAGTACGGCATCTATATCGAAGGGGAACTGTGCCCGTGGTGCCGGTACCAGCTCGAGGATGCTCCGCGCGACGAGTCGCACCCCTGGAGCCTGCCCGGGCAGCCGTTCAGCGGTCGGCACGAGGACGTTCCGGTTGTCCGGATCGTCTTCTCGGAAAAGCACCGTATCGGGATCGGGACGTTCACTCCCTCGGATCCGAAGAGCCAGGACATCGCGGAACTCGTCGGCAGTATCGACCTCTCGACGATCGGCGAGGTCGGGTCGGAGTCGGATCCACGGGCCTATCGCTTCGACGGTGAGTTGAACATCGCGAACCGGGGCTTGGTCGAATTCATCGAGATGCTGAAGGTCGACGAGCGGTTCCTGTACGTGCTCCTCACGCTCTCGCAAGAACAGAGTATCAAGACTGGACGCTTCCCGATGATCTACGCCGACGAGGTCGTCATCAGCCACACGAACGAGCACGAGTACAACGCGTTCGTCGGCAACAAGCGGAGCGAAGCACTCCAGGACCGTATCATCCTCGTCAAAGTTCCCTATAACTTGCGCGTCTCGGACGAGGTCAAGATCTACCAGAAGCTGCTCAAGCAGAGCGGTATCCGCGATGTCCATATCGCTCCCGGCACGCTCGAGACGGCAGCGACGTTCGCGGTGCTCTCGCGACTCGAGGAGAGCAAACGGGCCGGGATGACGCTGATGAAGAAGCTCAAGCTCTACGATGGCCAGGTCGTCGAGGGGTATACCCTACAGGACGTGAAGGAGTTGCAGGAGGAAGCGACACGCGAGGGAATGGACGGAGTGTCGCCGCGATACGTCATCAACCGTATCTCCGCGGCGATCGTGCGCGAAGGAACCCGCTGCATCAACGCGATCGACGTGCTGCGGAGCCTCCGCGATGGCCTGGAGCAACACACGAGCATCACGCCGAAGGAGCGCGAGCGTCTCTTGAACCTCATCGCGGAAGCGCGCAAAGAGTACGACGAGTGGGCGAAACGCGAGGTACAGCGTGCCTTCGTGTACTCGTTCGAGGAACAGGCCCGGACACTCTTCAACAACTACCTGGACAATGTGGAAGCGTACGTCAACCGGACGAAGGTGATCGACCCGATCACGGAAGAGGAGCTCGATCCCGACGAGCGCCTGATGCGTTCGATCGAGGAGCAGATCGGTATTCCGGAGAGCCAGAAGCGGCAGTTCCGAGAAGAGCTGCTAATCAAGCTCTCGGCGATGGCACGTCGCGGGCAACCCTTTGACTATACCTCGCACGACCGGTTGCGCGAAGCGATCGAACGGAAGTTGTTCGCGGATCTCCGTGACGTCGTCAAGATCACCACGTCGACGAAGACGCCGGATCCCGAACAGCTACGCCGGATCAACGAGGTGGTGGATCGGTTGGTGCAGCACCATGGCTACTGTCCGGTCTGCGCCAACGAACTGCTGAAGTACGTCGGAGCGCTGTTGAGCCGCTGA
- a CDS encoding alpha/beta hydrolase, with product MRVLTVVRAVGLRFLIVNRFPLAALDFALRLASAAVLSPSGRYRFLLAGIHPRVLSATLRRIRRLHDWPRAWVRTAHQYLLAAHERALAGEHRAAAELQRAAALCYHFGHVLVLDDLLRRRALYAVATRLYRAAAPQLDPPIRPVEVPWRDIVLPGYLVTPGSSPAPLVVFLNGASTSKEETVSWARPFLQRGIGVLALDTPGSGEVASHIPAAPGQEDIGWAILETAHQLPGVDGRKVALLGVSLRGAYAVQVAHAVPEFSAVVSVTAPFDPRLYVDALGDLVRHDVAFAAGVTPAELAQLAPALALTDIAPRLRTPLFVVGAGRDLVVPPQESIRLFRSAGGPKRLLFLRKANHVAFTHLEQWTSAVATWLAAVLTC from the coding sequence ATGCGTGTGTTGACCGTCGTACGTGCTGTCGGCCTTCGGTTCCTCATCGTGAATCGCTTCCCACTGGCCGCGCTCGATTTCGCCTTGCGTCTGGCCAGTGCTGCCGTGTTATCGCCATCCGGGCGCTATCGGTTCCTGCTCGCCGGTATTCACCCCCGGGTCCTGAGCGCAACCCTCCGGCGAATCCGTCGCCTGCACGACTGGCCACGCGCCTGGGTACGAACGGCACACCAGTACCTTTTGGCTGCCCACGAGCGTGCACTGGCCGGTGAACACCGCGCTGCTGCGGAACTCCAACGCGCCGCCGCACTCTGCTATCACTTCGGACATGTCCTTGTACTCGATGATCTCCTTCGGCGTCGCGCGCTCTACGCTGTCGCTACACGACTCTACCGGGCTGCGGCACCACAGCTCGATCCGCCGATCCGACCAGTTGAAGTGCCCTGGCGCGATATTGTTCTGCCTGGTTACCTGGTCACACCGGGTAGCTCGCCGGCGCCGCTCGTCGTCTTCTTGAACGGAGCCAGCACGAGCAAGGAGGAGACCGTCAGCTGGGCGCGACCGTTCCTCCAGCGCGGAATCGGCGTGCTGGCACTCGATACGCCGGGGAGCGGGGAAGTCGCCAGTCACATTCCAGCCGCGCCAGGACAGGAAGATATCGGCTGGGCGATTCTCGAGACCGCACACCAACTGCCCGGTGTGGACGGTCGAAAGGTCGCCCTGCTCGGAGTGAGCCTCCGTGGTGCCTACGCTGTGCAAGTGGCCCATGCTGTACCCGAGTTTTCCGCCGTTGTCTCGGTGACCGCCCCCTTCGACCCCCGCCTATACGTCGACGCTCTGGGCGACCTCGTGCGGCACGATGTCGCCTTCGCCGCTGGTGTCACCCCGGCCGAGCTGGCTCAACTTGCTCCCGCACTCGCGCTCACCGACATCGCGCCCCGACTCCGTACACCGCTCTTCGTCGTCGGTGCCGGGCGTGACCTGGTCGTTCCGCCGCAGGAATCGATACGGCTCTTCCGATCCGCAGGCGGACCCAAGCGCTTGCTATTCCTCCGAAAGGCGAATCACGTCGCCTTCACGCACCTCGAGCAGTGGACGAGTGCCGTCGCGACGTGGCTCGCTGCGGTACTCACCTGCTAG
- the aroE gene encoding shikimate dehydrogenase: MRLGLIGYPVEHSLSPIFQQAALDAIGIPARYELWPTPPDRLADRIIMLRSPDIIGANVTVPHKEAVARAVDRLAPRAQRAGAVNTILNRDSQLIGENTDIPGFLFPLVRRSLPIADARIVVLGAGGAARAVIVALAEHGCRSLVVANRTLQRAEALVSEFGIGRALPLAPVLTDVLPATDLLVNATSIGWDGAASPIPVEWLDLLPAHALVYDLTYRETPLLIAARARNLPTLDGLEMLVAQGAESFRLWFGVDPPFEIMFQAAQEARAQRFGTNG, translated from the coding sequence ATGCGTCTCGGTCTCATCGGCTATCCGGTCGAGCACAGCCTGTCGCCAATCTTTCAGCAAGCGGCCCTCGATGCCATCGGCATTCCAGCACGCTACGAACTGTGGCCGACGCCACCCGATCGACTCGCTGACCGGATCATCATGCTGCGCTCCCCCGACATCATCGGCGCGAATGTCACGGTACCGCACAAGGAGGCAGTTGCCCGTGCCGTCGACCGGCTTGCCCCGCGTGCCCAGCGCGCCGGAGCTGTCAATACGATCCTCAACCGCGACAGCCAGCTCATCGGCGAAAATACCGACATTCCAGGATTTCTCTTCCCGCTCGTCCGCCGCTCCCTCCCGATCGCCGATGCCCGCATCGTCGTGCTCGGTGCTGGTGGTGCAGCCCGGGCCGTCATCGTCGCACTGGCCGAGCACGGCTGTCGTTCCCTCGTCGTCGCCAACCGGACGCTCCAGCGCGCCGAAGCGCTCGTCAGCGAGTTCGGTATCGGCCGCGCGCTGCCCCTCGCTCCCGTCCTCACGGATGTCCTCCCCGCGACTGATCTCCTGGTCAACGCCACGAGCATCGGTTGGGACGGTGCCGCGAGCCCCATACCGGTCGAGTGGCTCGACCTCCTCCCAGCCCACGCACTCGTCTACGATCTCACCTACCGCGAGACACCGCTCCTCATCGCTGCTCGGGCTCGCAACCTGCCGACGCTGGACGGCCTCGAGATGCTCGTCGCGCAAGGAGCCGAATCGTTTCGTCTGTGGTTCGGTGTGGACCCGCCGTTCGAGATCATGTTCCAAGCAGCACAGGAAGCTCGCGCGCAGCGATTCGGGACGAACGGGTGA